One genomic region from Evansella sp. LMS18 encodes:
- a CDS encoding YjcZ family sporulation protein, with product MSGYHGGYDGGRGFGSGFAFVLVLFILLVIVGAAAIGTGFGGY from the coding sequence ATGAGTGGTTATCATGGAGGATATGATGGTGGACGCGGCTTTGGTTCTGGCTTTGCGTTCGTCCTTGTGCTGTTTATCCTGTTAGTTATCGTTGGTGCAGCTGCTATTGGCACTGGATTTGGGGGCTACTAA
- a CDS encoding alpha-E domain-containing protein has product MLSRVANSLYWMARNIERTENIARVMSVQLIHTLEASDEETLADLDWDMVVAICASHQELEHIKNTKGLDEEYILDYLASSKVNPNSLINCIDIARENARTSRDHLPNDIFEIWNDFFLYAEGLREGKLTKESINKYLRRIKSTSLTIQGAIESSMSRGRPYRFLKIGKWLEKAENTARILNVVCCHSRDGEAETKRYYNWRFALQLLNGYEAYLKQFPPIMEPKNVLSFLITEESFPRSIRYCIDHIRDAIMDVEQGKISHYSREIFGALDELTAEFTEMKIQELNLSEMCQFLDYFQNRCNEVGQIFSETYYLTERSNRRTFGNQTQSQHVINTHTEKNANMKFQIEHINKFDYEEPVDSSMNTIRLKPRTDECQRLLSYRSEISPGSLTKEHVDIWGNHVEEFYIPEQHTHLEVKTTSVVSVQRSPFIHHIKYTPEMKGIFTSKLFREHYLSFLNDTPNTYLRKEQVDQVVDELGGMEDPVDFSLKVMEYLHDRFTYHTNSTNVHTKAEEAFELKSGVCQDMTNVMLGILRANNIPARYVSGYLYVGEGSALIGDAATHAWVEVMLPGIGWTGLDPTNNVEALENHIRIATGRDYHDVSPLQGFYRGGKSNLDVSVSVKVLDVN; this is encoded by the coding sequence ATGCTGAGCCGGGTGGCAAACTCGCTGTACTGGATGGCGAGAAATATTGAAAGGACAGAAAATATAGCAAGGGTTATGAGTGTGCAGCTCATCCATACTCTGGAAGCTTCAGATGAAGAAACACTTGCAGACCTGGACTGGGATATGGTGGTAGCAATTTGTGCATCACACCAGGAGCTTGAGCATATAAAAAATACTAAGGGCCTTGATGAAGAATACATCCTTGATTATTTAGCTTCTTCTAAAGTGAACCCGAACTCCCTGATCAACTGTATTGATATTGCAAGGGAAAATGCGAGAACTTCGAGAGACCACCTTCCAAATGATATATTTGAAATATGGAATGATTTTTTTCTGTACGCAGAAGGCTTACGGGAAGGGAAATTAACAAAAGAGAGCATAAATAAGTACTTAAGAAGAATTAAATCCACTTCGCTCACCATTCAGGGGGCGATAGAGTCATCCATGTCCAGAGGGAGGCCGTACCGGTTTTTGAAAATTGGAAAATGGCTAGAGAAAGCAGAAAATACGGCCCGGATTCTTAACGTAGTATGCTGCCACAGCAGGGATGGAGAAGCAGAGACGAAACGATATTATAACTGGAGGTTTGCTCTTCAGCTGTTAAACGGCTACGAGGCATATTTAAAGCAGTTTCCGCCGATAATGGAGCCAAAGAATGTCCTGTCATTTCTTATTACAGAAGAGTCTTTTCCACGGTCAATCCGCTATTGTATCGACCATATCAGAGACGCGATTATGGATGTGGAACAAGGGAAGATATCCCATTATTCCAGAGAAATATTCGGTGCACTGGATGAGCTGACTGCAGAATTTACAGAAATGAAGATTCAGGAGCTTAACTTGAGTGAAATGTGCCAGTTTCTGGATTACTTTCAGAACCGCTGTAATGAAGTAGGCCAGATTTTTTCAGAAACCTATTACCTGACAGAGAGGAGCAACAGGAGAACTTTCGGCAACCAGACCCAATCACAGCATGTGATTAATACACATACGGAGAAGAATGCAAATATGAAATTTCAGATTGAGCATATTAATAAATTCGATTACGAGGAGCCTGTGGATTCAAGTATGAACACGATCCGCCTGAAGCCACGGACCGATGAATGCCAGAGGCTTCTGTCTTACAGGTCGGAAATCAGCCCAGGTTCTCTTACGAAAGAGCATGTGGACATCTGGGGAAATCATGTGGAAGAGTTTTACATTCCTGAACAGCATACACATTTAGAAGTGAAAACGACATCTGTTGTCAGTGTGCAGCGAAGCCCGTTTATTCACCATATTAAATACACGCCGGAAATGAAGGGCATATTCACTTCCAAGCTTTTCAGGGAGCATTATTTATCATTTTTGAACGACACACCTAACACATATTTGAGGAAGGAACAGGTTGATCAGGTAGTGGATGAACTCGGTGGCATGGAAGACCCGGTGGATTTTTCCTTAAAGGTCATGGAATATCTGCATGACAGGTTTACTTATCATACGAATTCGACGAATGTGCATACAAAAGCCGAGGAAGCATTTGAGCTGAAGTCCGGGGTATGCCAGGATATGACGAATGTGATGCTTGGGATATTAAGAGCAAACAATATTCCGGCACGGTATGTGAGCGGGTATCTGTATGTTGGGGAAGGTTCTGCTTTAATAGGGGATGCGGCAACACATGCATGGGTGGAAGTCATGCTGCCGGGAATTGGCTGGACCGGGCTGGATCCAACAAACAATGTGGAAGCGCTGGAAAACCACATCCGTATTGCAACGGGCCGGGACTACCATGATGTGAGCCCGCTTCAGGGATTTTACCGGGGTGGTAAGAGCAATCTGGACGTATCCGTGTCGGTGAAGGTACTTGATGTGAATTAA
- a CDS encoding circularly permuted type 2 ATP-grasp protein — MFKAYETAPFFDEMLSDEGRPRKHYASFYETLQQFSENELLEKHETAQLSFLRQGITFTVYSENQGTERTMPIDFIPIIIPPDQWKWIEKGVIQRTEALNQFLEDIYSEQNILKDGVIPRELIENNPYFYKEQVEGINVPLKNHIFLGGIDLIRDENGEYHVLEDNLRNPSGMAYVYQNRFVMRQVYPEFFFRHSIETLEHQMTYMHEAVLSHRPENLPDGQDATAVLLTPGMHNSAYYDHVFLAQQMGMELVEGRDLLVKDNKVFMKTIHGLKRVDIIYRRIDDDFLDPEVFREDSYLGVPGMMRAYRAGNLAIVNGIGNGIADDKAIYAFVPDIIKYYLNEEPILSNVKTYQLRDPDQRAWVLDHLDELVVKNVGASGGYDMLVGPHASIEQIEMFRKKINEEPHQYIAQPTIKLSRAPAFQDSRFYPCHVDLRIFVMRGNETHVLPGGLSRVALKEGSLVVNSSQGGGGKDTWVLKEKGSEE, encoded by the coding sequence ATGTTCAAAGCCTATGAAACAGCCCCGTTTTTTGATGAAATGCTGTCAGACGAAGGTCGCCCCCGGAAACATTATGCCTCATTTTATGAAACGCTTCAGCAATTTTCGGAAAATGAATTACTGGAAAAGCATGAAACAGCCCAGCTTTCTTTTTTACGGCAGGGAATCACATTTACGGTTTACAGTGAAAATCAAGGTACAGAGCGGACAATGCCCATTGATTTTATACCGATTATTATTCCTCCTGATCAGTGGAAGTGGATTGAGAAAGGCGTCATACAGCGGACCGAGGCCCTCAACCAGTTTCTTGAGGACATATATTCTGAGCAGAACATACTTAAAGACGGTGTGATTCCAAGGGAGTTAATTGAAAACAATCCTTATTTTTATAAGGAACAGGTAGAAGGGATTAATGTACCGCTGAAAAACCATATTTTTCTCGGCGGAATCGACCTGATCCGTGATGAAAATGGGGAGTATCACGTGCTTGAAGATAATCTCAGGAATCCATCCGGCATGGCCTATGTATATCAGAACAGGTTTGTAATGCGGCAGGTGTATCCTGAGTTTTTCTTCAGGCATTCCATTGAAACCCTCGAGCACCAGATGACATATATGCATGAAGCGGTGCTCAGCCACAGGCCGGAAAACCTGCCGGACGGACAGGATGCAACTGCAGTGCTCCTTACACCGGGAATGCACAACTCCGCTTATTATGACCATGTGTTTCTCGCACAGCAAATGGGGATGGAGCTGGTGGAAGGGCGGGATTTGCTCGTAAAGGATAATAAAGTTTTTATGAAAACCATTCACGGTCTGAAACGGGTGGATATTATTTACCGGAGAATCGATGATGACTTCCTGGATCCTGAAGTTTTCCGGGAAGATTCCTATCTCGGTGTACCAGGGATGATGAGGGCATACCGTGCTGGCAATCTCGCTATCGTGAACGGGATAGGGAACGGTATTGCTGACGATAAAGCTATTTATGCATTTGTGCCTGATATAATAAAGTATTATTTAAACGAGGAACCTATTTTATCCAACGTGAAAACATACCAGCTCCGGGATCCGGATCAGCGTGCATGGGTCCTGGATCATCTGGACGAGCTCGTTGTAAAAAACGTAGGTGCCTCCGGCGGATATGACATGCTCGTGGGTCCCCATGCTTCTATAGAGCAGATAGAAATGTTCAGGAAAAAGATCAACGAGGAACCGCATCAGTATATTGCCCAGCCGACGATTAAACTTTCCCGCGCGCCGGCATTTCAGGATTCCCGGTTTTATCCATGCCATGTGGATCTCCGTATTTTTGTCATGAGAGGGAACGAAACCCATGTACTACCAGGGGGCCTGTCCCGGGTTGCTCTTAAAGAAGGGTCTCTTGTGGTGAACTCATCCCAGGGCGGCGGGGGAAAAGACACATGGGTGTTAAAAGAGAAAGGGAGTGAAGAGTAA
- a CDS encoding glycine betaine ABC transporter substrate-binding protein produces MKNSKWKKTGMVAGLSLTLLATGCGQENAEDTDDIENGGNEQAAANIGESVNYTITGIEPGAGITQATDNALAEYENLAGWHHEISSTVAMLTELDNAINNEEPIIVAGWSPHFKFAQYDLKYLEDPEGVYGGEEQIKTIVRTGLEEDMPEAYEILDRFNWEPEDMESVMLDAQEMDFEEAARDWIEENEEKVAEWTEGVEPVDGVNIELVITPWDTERSSGNVVKIVLEEHGFNVTLTPVDPPIMFQAIASGDADASVAPWMPATHASFYEEHEGNFEDLGENLTGAKIGLVVPEYMDIDSIEDLEPAE; encoded by the coding sequence TTGAAAAACTCTAAATGGAAAAAGACCGGGATGGTTGCTGGGTTGTCTTTAACCCTGCTCGCGACCGGATGCGGCCAGGAAAATGCTGAGGATACTGATGACATAGAAAATGGCGGAAACGAACAAGCTGCCGCGAATATCGGAGAATCAGTAAATTATACGATCACTGGCATTGAGCCAGGTGCAGGAATCACACAGGCTACTGATAATGCCCTAGCGGAGTATGAAAATCTTGCTGGCTGGCATCATGAAATCTCCTCCACAGTGGCTATGCTGACCGAATTAGATAATGCCATCAACAATGAGGAACCTATCATTGTTGCCGGGTGGTCCCCTCACTTTAAATTTGCTCAATATGACCTGAAATACTTAGAAGATCCGGAAGGCGTATATGGCGGGGAAGAACAAATTAAAACAATTGTAAGAACCGGGCTGGAAGAAGATATGCCAGAAGCATATGAGATTCTGGACAGATTCAACTGGGAGCCGGAAGATATGGAATCTGTCATGCTTGACGCCCAGGAAATGGATTTTGAAGAAGCAGCCCGGGACTGGATAGAAGAAAACGAGGAAAAAGTTGCGGAATGGACAGAAGGTGTAGAGCCTGTCGATGGTGTAAACATTGAATTAGTAATAACTCCGTGGGACACAGAGCGCTCTTCCGGAAATGTTGTGAAAATCGTTCTGGAGGAACACGGATTTAATGTAACCCTCACTCCTGTTGACCCGCCTATTATGTTCCAGGCGATTGCTTCAGGTGATGCTGATGCCTCTGTCGCTCCCTGGATGCCCGCTACCCATGCTTCTTTCTACGAAGAGCATGAAGGTAATTTTGAAGACCTGGGAGAAAACCTGACTGGCGCTAAAATTGGGCTCGTTGTACCAGAATACATGGATATCGATTCTATCGAAGACCTCGAGCCTGCAGAATAG
- a CDS encoding GNAT family N-acetyltransferase, producing the protein MTATIRDCTPSDLEKLQEISTVTFNETFKDQNSPENMEAYVEKAFNLDQLEKEVSNPNSQFYFILVEKELAGYLKVNTSNAQSEEMGEDAIEIERIYIKKTFHKQGLGKQLLNKAIEIAEEQNKKKIWLGVWEKNENAIAFYNKLGFVQTGAHSFYMGDEEQTDYIMVKTLRKSS; encoded by the coding sequence ATGACAGCAACTATCAGAGATTGTACACCATCAGATTTAGAGAAACTGCAGGAAATCAGTACGGTAACGTTCAATGAGACATTTAAGGACCAGAACTCGCCGGAAAATATGGAGGCTTATGTGGAAAAGGCGTTTAATCTGGATCAACTGGAAAAAGAAGTATCGAATCCTAACTCGCAATTCTATTTTATTCTCGTTGAAAAAGAACTAGCTGGATATTTGAAGGTAAACACCAGCAATGCCCAGTCGGAAGAGATGGGGGAAGACGCCATTGAAATAGAGAGAATCTACATAAAAAAGACATTTCATAAACAGGGACTTGGAAAACAACTGCTGAATAAGGCGATAGAAATAGCAGAGGAACAAAATAAGAAGAAAATCTGGCTTGGTGTATGGGAAAAAAATGAGAATGCCATTGCTTTTTATAACAAACTGGGATTTGTCCAGACTGGAGCACACTCTTTTTACATGGGGGATGAAGAGCAAACGGATTATATTATGGTGAAAACATTAAGAAAGTCCTCATAA
- a CDS encoding FAD-dependent oxidoreductase, which translates to MEYDVIIIGAGLAGLSAGKGLNENGVRYKIIEANSRPGGKVYSREYTGRYFELGGQFINQDMTEMTRLVKDAGMEIHETDVTEDAVIIDERKNTDVESILKADKKLFKGIGERDIRLSRLYEKYIADSYHRKLISSQHSELLNINPELISSKAIAAMMDRYISSKSDTTHQASGPLNNVVSYLERFSKDKIMYGQPVAEIAESKDGYIILSSNNEYRSKAVILAIPPTAASQITYTPGLPEKIENALKSFKDGAVIKITWVFEEAFWRSFSVQNEVHRLKEIIYSEPEGITVSDSSKSGDENRLTMFIGGDTAIKLADKTIDERLEYAVSLLTEVLGEKARYYIDREESVWVNAPYTGGGYSASVLYTGIFNAAQILRQPYKKLLFSSSELSPDFPKFMEGAVRSGKHTAKKALELLK; encoded by the coding sequence ATGGAATATGATGTAATTATCATTGGTGCAGGGCTGGCAGGATTGTCAGCAGGAAAGGGTTTAAATGAGAATGGTGTACGTTATAAAATTATAGAAGCAAATTCACGTCCGGGAGGTAAAGTATATTCCCGGGAATATACTGGACGGTATTTTGAACTTGGCGGACAGTTTATAAATCAGGATATGACAGAAATGACCAGGCTCGTGAAAGATGCCGGTATGGAAATCCATGAAACTGATGTCACGGAGGATGCGGTCATTATAGATGAACGAAAAAATACTGACGTGGAATCTATACTTAAAGCTGATAAAAAATTGTTTAAAGGGATCGGGGAGAGAGACATCAGGCTGTCCAGGCTATATGAGAAATATATTGCTGATTCGTATCACAGAAAATTAATCAGCAGCCAGCATTCGGAGCTTTTGAATATTAATCCTGAGCTTATTAGCAGCAAAGCTATTGCTGCGATGATGGACCGGTATATATCAAGTAAGAGTGATACTACTCATCAGGCTTCGGGGCCATTAAATAATGTAGTGTCCTATCTGGAAAGGTTCTCTAAAGATAAAATTATGTACGGGCAGCCTGTTGCTGAAATAGCAGAAAGTAAGGATGGATATATTATACTATCCTCAAACAACGAATATCGGTCAAAAGCTGTCATTCTGGCCATTCCTCCCACGGCCGCAAGCCAAATAACTTATACTCCTGGTTTGCCTGAAAAAATAGAAAATGCTCTAAAAAGTTTTAAAGACGGGGCAGTCATAAAGATAACCTGGGTATTTGAGGAAGCATTCTGGCGCAGCTTCTCTGTACAAAATGAAGTTCACCGGCTGAAGGAGATAATTTACTCGGAACCTGAGGGGATTACCGTGTCAGATTCCTCTAAATCAGGAGATGAAAACCGGCTGACAATGTTTATTGGCGGAGATACAGCGATAAAATTAGCAGATAAAACAATTGATGAAAGGCTGGAATATGCAGTCAGTCTTTTAACAGAGGTACTGGGGGAAAAAGCTCGTTATTATATTGACAGAGAAGAGAGCGTATGGGTGAACGCCCCTTACACTGGCGGAGGTTACAGTGCCAGCGTCCTTTATACAGGAATATTTAATGCAGCACAAATACTGAGGCAACCATATAAAAAGCTATTGTTTTCCAGCAGTGAGCTTTCTCCCGATTTCCCGAAATTCATGGAGGGGGCAGTTCGTTCAGGAAAGCATACAGCAAAAAAAGCGTTAGAATTGTTAAAATAA
- a CDS encoding MarR family winged helix-turn-helix transcriptional regulator: MKQILREIGMVARALDSISNIEFKEYDLTKGQYLYLVRICENPGIIQEKLAEMIKVDRTTAARAVKKLELNGFIEKKEDEQNKKIKKLFPTKKGKKVYPFIIRENEHSNDVALAGFTEEEAETIHELLQRVRSNVEKDWEIVKKGNKRNY, encoded by the coding sequence ATGAAGCAAATTCTCCGTGAAATTGGGATGGTAGCAAGAGCATTGGATTCCATCAGCAATATAGAATTCAAAGAATATGACCTTACGAAAGGGCAGTATTTGTACCTGGTGCGTATATGTGAGAACCCGGGGATCATCCAGGAAAAATTAGCTGAAATGATTAAAGTGGACCGGACTACAGCAGCCCGCGCTGTAAAAAAACTTGAGCTCAATGGCTTTATTGAAAAGAAAGAAGATGAACAAAACAAAAAGATTAAAAAACTTTTCCCGACAAAGAAAGGGAAAAAAGTATACCCATTTATCATTAGAGAAAATGAGCATTCAAACGATGTTGCATTAGCCGGGTTCACCGAAGAAGAAGCAGAAACCATCCACGAACTTCTTCAGAGAGTAAGGAGCAATGTAGAAAAAGACTGGGAGATTGTGAAAAAGGGGAACAAGAGAAATTATTAA